The following are encoded in a window of Citrobacter freundii genomic DNA:
- the nuoN gene encoding NADH-quinone oxidoreductase subunit NuoN, translated as MTITPQHLIALLPLLIVGLTVVVVMLSIAWRRNHFLNATLSVIGLNAALVSLWFVGQAGAMDVTPLMRVDGFAMLYTGMVLLASLATCTFAYPWLEGYDDNREEFYLLVLIAALGGILLANANHLAALFLGIELISLPLFGLVGYAFRQKRSLEASIKYTILSAAASSFLLFGMALVYAQSGNLSFVALGKSLGDGMLNEPLLLAGFGMMIVGLGFKLSLVPFHLWTPDVYQGAPAPVSTFLATASKIAIFGVVMRLFLYAPVGDSEAVRIVLGVIAFASIIFGNLMALSQTNIKRLLGYSSISHLGYLLVALIALQSGEMSMEAVGVYLAGYLFSSLGAFGVVSLMSSPYRGPDADSLFSYRGLFWHRPILAAVMTVMMLSLAGIPMTLGFIGKFYVLAVGVQANLWWLVAAVVVGSAIGLYYYLRVAVSLYLSAPQQLNRDAPSNWQYSAGGIVVLISALLVLVLGIYPQPLISIVQLATPLM; from the coding sequence ATGACAATAACTCCACAACACCTGATTGCGCTGCTACCGCTGCTGATCGTCGGCTTGACGGTGGTGGTTGTGATGCTCTCCATTGCGTGGCGACGCAATCACTTCCTCAATGCCACGCTGTCGGTCATTGGGCTTAACGCCGCGCTGGTTTCGCTCTGGTTTGTTGGCCAGGCAGGCGCCATGGACGTCACCCCGCTGATGCGGGTTGACGGTTTCGCGATGCTCTACACCGGGATGGTCCTGCTGGCGAGCCTTGCTACCTGTACCTTTGCCTACCCATGGCTGGAAGGCTATGACGACAACCGGGAAGAGTTCTACCTGCTGGTGCTGATTGCCGCGCTGGGCGGGATTCTGCTGGCTAACGCTAACCATCTGGCGGCGTTGTTCCTCGGTATCGAACTGATCTCTCTGCCGCTGTTTGGTCTGGTGGGCTATGCGTTTCGTCAGAAACGCTCGCTGGAAGCCAGTATCAAATACACCATTCTGTCTGCCGCAGCGTCTTCATTCCTGCTGTTCGGTATGGCGCTGGTGTACGCGCAGTCCGGCAACCTGTCGTTCGTGGCACTCGGTAAGAGCCTCGGCGACGGTATGCTGAACGAACCGCTGCTGCTGGCAGGCTTCGGGATGATGATCGTCGGTCTGGGCTTTAAGCTCTCTCTGGTGCCGTTCCACCTGTGGACGCCAGACGTCTACCAGGGTGCACCGGCTCCGGTGTCCACCTTCCTGGCGACGGCGAGCAAAATCGCTATCTTCGGCGTGGTGATGCGTCTGTTCCTGTACGCGCCGGTTGGCGACAGCGAAGCGGTACGTATTGTGCTGGGCGTGATTGCCTTTGCCTCTATCATCTTCGGTAACCTGATGGCGCTGAGCCAGACCAACATCAAGCGTCTGCTTGGTTATTCGTCTATCTCTCACCTTGGCTACCTGCTGGTGGCGCTGATTGCCCTGCAAAGTGGCGAGATGTCGATGGAAGCAGTAGGCGTGTACCTGGCTGGTTATCTGTTCAGCAGCCTCGGCGCGTTCGGTGTGGTCAGCCTGATGTCCAGTCCGTATCGTGGTCCGGATGCGGATTCACTGTTCTCCTACCGCGGTCTGTTCTGGCATCGTCCGATCCTCGCGGCTGTGATGACGGTGATGATGCTGTCTCTGGCGGGTATCCCGATGACGCTGGGCTTTATCGGTAAGTTCTACGTGCTGGCCGTCGGTGTGCAGGCTAACCTGTGGTGGCTGGTTGCCGCCGTGGTGGTGGGTTCCGCGATTGGTTTGTACTATTACCTGCGCGTTGCCGTGAGCCTGTACCTGAGCGCACCGCAGCAACTGAACCGTGATGCACCGTCTAACTGGCAGTACAGCGCGGGCGGCATCGTGGTGCTGATCTCTGCGCTGCTGGTGCTGGTGCTGGGTATCTACCCGCAACCGCTGATCAGCATCGTGCAGTTAGCGACGCCGCTGATGTAA
- a CDS encoding chemotaxis protein, which produces MNNIQKDIDDRTNLTLSNRFELLLFRLGTSLDEQKSELFGINVFKLREIVPMPAFTRPAGMKAPLLGMVNIRDQVIPVIDLPAVAGCKPETGLNILLITEYARSVQAFAVESVENIMRLDWQQVHTAEKAVNGRYITSIACLDDNKETNNLALVLDVEQILYDIVPSNHDLRATHLETSKFNITPGAVAIVAEDSKVARAMLEKGLNAMNIPHQMHVTGKDAWEKIQQLSLEAQAEGKSISEKIALVLTDLEMPEMDGFTLTRKIKTDERLKKIPVVIHSSLSGSANEDHVRRVKADGYVAKFEINELSSVIQEVMERAAKDINGPLVSRQISA; this is translated from the coding sequence ATGAATAATATTCAGAAAGACATTGATGACAGGACAAACCTAACCCTGTCTAACCGCTTTGAACTGCTGCTGTTTCGCCTCGGCACATCGCTGGATGAGCAGAAATCAGAGCTGTTTGGCATCAACGTATTTAAGCTGCGCGAAATTGTCCCCATGCCCGCATTTACGCGTCCGGCGGGCATGAAAGCCCCGCTGCTGGGCATGGTGAACATTCGCGATCAGGTGATCCCGGTGATCGACCTGCCCGCCGTTGCCGGATGCAAGCCTGAGACCGGACTGAACATCCTGCTGATCACCGAATACGCCCGTAGCGTACAGGCGTTTGCGGTAGAGTCAGTGGAAAACATTATGCGCCTAGACTGGCAGCAAGTGCATACCGCCGAGAAAGCCGTCAATGGTCGCTATATCACCAGCATCGCCTGTCTGGATGACAACAAAGAAACCAACAACCTGGCGCTGGTACTCGACGTCGAACAGATCCTGTATGACATTGTGCCGTCAAACCACGATCTGCGCGCCACCCACCTGGAGACCAGTAAATTCAATATCACCCCAGGTGCCGTGGCGATTGTGGCAGAAGATTCTAAGGTCGCCCGTGCGATGCTGGAAAAAGGGCTTAACGCCATGAACATTCCGCACCAGATGCATGTCACCGGCAAAGACGCGTGGGAAAAAATTCAGCAGCTGTCCCTGGAAGCACAGGCGGAAGGCAAGTCCATCAGCGAGAAAATTGCGCTGGTACTTACCGATCTGGAAATGCCGGAGATGGACGGCTTTACGCTGACCCGCAAGATTAAGACCGATGAACGCCTGAAGAAGATCCCGGTCGTCATCCACTCGTCCCTTTCCGGCAGCGCCAATGAAGATCACGTGCGCAGAGTGAAGGCCGATGGCTACGTAGCGAAATTCGAGATCAACGAGCTGTCTTCCGTAATCCAGGAAGTGATGGAGCGCGCGGCGAAAGACATTAATGGGCCACTGGTGAGCCGCCAGATTTCAGCCTGA
- the rbn gene encoding ribonuclease BN: MELIFLGTSAGVPTRSRNVTAILLNLQHPTQAGLWLFDCGEGTQHQMLTTPFNPGKLDRIFISHLHGDHLFGLPGLLCSRSMAGNVQPLTLYGPKGLREFTETALRLSGSWTDYPLEIVEITAGEILDDGLRKVTAFALAHPLECYGFRVEEHDKPGALDASALKAAGVKPGPWFQDLKAGKTVVLEDGRSLNGADFLAPAIPGKSVAIFGDTAPCASALELAKGVDVMVHETTLDASMEEKANSRGHSSTRQAAMLAREAGAGRLIMTHVSSRYDEKGCQRLLEECRALFADTELAHDFAVFTV; this comes from the coding sequence ATGGAATTAATTTTTTTAGGCACGTCTGCGGGAGTCCCCACGCGCTCCCGCAATGTAACGGCAATATTACTCAATCTGCAACACCCTACTCAGGCGGGATTGTGGCTTTTCGATTGCGGCGAAGGAACGCAGCACCAGATGCTGACCACGCCATTCAATCCGGGAAAACTCGATCGTATTTTTATCAGCCATTTGCATGGCGATCACCTTTTTGGCCTGCCGGGACTGCTGTGCAGCCGCTCGATGGCCGGAAACGTCCAGCCGTTGACGCTGTACGGGCCAAAAGGGTTACGTGAATTTACCGAGACTGCATTACGCCTGAGCGGCTCCTGGACCGATTATCCGCTGGAGATTGTGGAAATTACCGCCGGAGAAATTCTCGACGACGGTCTGCGTAAAGTAACGGCTTTCGCGCTGGCGCATCCGCTCGAATGCTACGGTTTTCGCGTTGAAGAACATGACAAACCCGGTGCGCTTGACGCCAGCGCGCTGAAGGCAGCGGGCGTTAAGCCAGGGCCGTGGTTCCAGGATCTCAAAGCCGGTAAAACCGTCGTGCTGGAAGATGGTCGTTCCCTTAACGGTGCTGATTTTCTCGCCCCGGCGATTCCGGGCAAATCCGTGGCGATATTTGGCGATACCGCGCCGTGCGCCTCCGCCCTCGAACTGGCAAAAGGGGTGGATGTGATGGTACATGAGACCACGCTGGACGCCTCGATGGAAGAAAAGGCCAACAGTCGGGGACACAGCTCCACCCGCCAGGCTGCGATGCTGGCACGGGAGGCTGGTGCGGGCCGATTGATTATGACTCACGTCAGCTCGCGTTATGATGAAAAAGGCTGCCAACGTTTGCTCGAAGAGTGCCGGGCGCTGTTTGCGGACACCGAACTGGCGCACGATTTCGCCGTTTTCACGGTTTAA
- a CDS encoding GNAT family N-acetyltransferase translates to MIHWQDLHHTELTVQQLYAILQLRCAVFVVEQQCPYQDVDGDDLTGENRHLLGWHNDRLVAYAGILKSDDDLEPVVIGRVIVSAALRGEKLGQQLMTQTLASCAQHWPHKALYLGAQAHLQPFYARFGFVPVTDIYDEDGIPHIGMAREGYQA, encoded by the coding sequence ATGATTCACTGGCAAGATCTCCACCATACAGAACTGACCGTCCAGCAACTGTATGCCATTCTTCAGCTGCGCTGTGCGGTGTTTGTTGTTGAGCAACAGTGTCCGTATCAGGATGTGGACGGCGATGACCTGACGGGTGAAAACCGACACCTTCTGGGATGGCATAATGATCGGCTGGTGGCGTATGCGGGGATTCTGAAAAGCGACGACGATCTCGAACCGGTGGTTATCGGTCGGGTGATTGTCAGCGCTGCGTTACGCGGGGAAAAACTGGGGCAGCAGCTGATGACGCAGACGCTGGCATCCTGTGCTCAGCACTGGCCGCACAAGGCGTTGTATCTGGGCGCGCAGGCGCATCTGCAACCTTTCTACGCGCGCTTTGGTTTCGTGCCGGTGACGGATATCTATGATGAAGATGGTATTCCGCACATCGGCATGGCGCGTGAGGGATACCAAGCGTAA
- the elaB gene encoding stress response protein ElaB, translating into MSFHSYESRIDDDLELLSETLEEVLRSSGDPADQKYLELKAKAEQALEEVRNRVSHASDSYYYRAKKAVCRADDYVHDKPWRGIGVGATVGLVMGLLLARR; encoded by the coding sequence ATGTCTTTTCATTCTTATGAATCACGTATTGATGATGACCTGGAATTACTCAGCGAAACGCTGGAAGAAGTGCTGCGCTCGTCGGGCGATCCTGCCGACCAGAAGTACCTGGAGTTAAAAGCGAAAGCCGAACAGGCGTTAGAAGAGGTGAGAAATCGCGTCAGCCACGCTTCGGACAGCTATTATTATCGCGCGAAAAAGGCCGTTTGCCGGGCAGATGACTATGTGCATGATAAACCGTGGCGCGGGATCGGCGTGGGTGCAACGGTCGGTTTAGTGATGGGTTTATTGTTAGCACGGCGATAA
- the menF gene encoding isochorismate synthase MenF, translating into MHSITTALENLMRLLTQEIPAAPGIRIYDIPFPLNDAFDALGWLASQPVWPQFYWQQRNGDEEAAVLGAVATFSSLAVAQQFLHQHEDHPELRIWGLNAFEPQRGNLLLPRLEWRRCAGVATLRLHLYSDVSLQDDAVHARAFLSTLANVKPLPALRLNLTAEQHWPDKAGWTRLIELATQTIAGEALDKVVLARATDLQFSQPVNAASVMASSRRLNLNCYHFFMAFSAECAFLGSSPERLYRRRDTALRTEALAGTVANHPDDHRAWQLGEWLMKDDKNQRENMLVVEDICQRLQNCTQTLDVLPPQVLRLRKVQHLRRCIWTALNQPDDTLCLMQLQPTAAVAGIPRERARAFIQHNEPFEREWYAGSAGYLSLQQSEFCVSLRSAKISGNVVRLYAGAGIVRGSDPEQEWQEIDNKAAGLRTLLQMEA; encoded by the coding sequence GTGCATTCAATTACTACTGCGCTGGAAAATCTGATGCGCCTTTTGACGCAAGAGATACCGGCAGCACCTGGCATTCGTATTTACGACATCCCTTTCCCTCTGAATGATGCTTTCGACGCTTTGGGCTGGCTGGCCAGTCAACCCGTCTGGCCGCAGTTTTATTGGCAACAGCGTAACGGTGATGAAGAAGCCGCCGTGCTGGGTGCCGTGGCCACGTTTTCCTCTCTGGCCGTCGCTCAGCAGTTTTTACACCAGCATGAAGACCATCCTGAACTGCGCATCTGGGGCCTGAATGCGTTTGAACCCCAGCGCGGTAATTTACTGCTACCTCGCCTGGAATGGCGGCGTTGCGCAGGCGTGGCAACCTTACGGTTACACCTGTATAGCGACGTGTCGCTGCAAGACGATGCCGTGCACGCGCGCGCCTTCCTTTCAACGCTTGCCAACGTGAAGCCGCTTCCCGCACTGCGCCTGAATTTAACCGCTGAGCAGCACTGGCCGGATAAAGCGGGCTGGACGCGCCTGATTGAACTGGCCACCCAAACCATTGCCGGGGAAGCGCTCGACAAAGTGGTGCTGGCGCGGGCAACCGATTTACAGTTCTCACAGCCGGTGAACGCCGCGTCGGTGATGGCCTCCAGTCGTCGCTTAAACCTTAACTGCTACCATTTCTTTATGGCGTTTTCCGCCGAGTGCGCTTTTTTGGGATCGTCTCCTGAACGTTTGTATCGGCGGCGTGACACGGCGCTGCGTACCGAAGCGCTGGCCGGAACCGTCGCTAATCATCCTGACGACCACCGGGCCTGGCAGCTCGGCGAGTGGCTGATGAAGGACGATAAAAACCAGCGTGAGAATATGCTGGTGGTGGAAGATATCTGTCAGCGACTGCAAAACTGTACGCAAACCCTCGACGTGCTGCCACCGCAGGTGCTCAGACTGCGCAAAGTGCAGCATCTGCGCCGCTGTATCTGGACTGCGCTGAATCAACCGGACGATACGCTTTGCCTGATGCAGCTCCAGCCGACCGCGGCAGTGGCGGGCATTCCGCGTGAACGGGCGCGCGCATTCATCCAGCATAATGAACCTTTTGAACGAGAATGGTATGCCGGCTCTGCGGGATATCTCTCCCTGCAGCAAAGTGAGTTTTGCGTGTCGCTACGTTCGGCGAAAATTAGCGGCAATGTGGTGCGCCTGTACGCTGGGGCCGGGATTGTACGCGGCTCCGATCCCGAACAAGAATGGCAGGAAATAGACAATAAAGCGGCGGGTTTACGTACTTTATTACAGATGGAAGCCTAA
- the menD gene encoding 2-succinyl-5-enolpyruvyl-6-hydroxy-3-cyclohexene-1-carboxylic-acid synthase: MSVSAFNRRWAAVILEALTRHGVRHVCIAPGSRSTPLTLAAAENSAFIHHTHFDERGLGHLALGLAKVSRQPVAVIVTSGTAVANLYPALIEAGLTGEKLILLTADRPPELIDCGANQAIRQPGMFASHPSQTLSLPRPTQDIPASWLVSTLDNAMASLHSGAVHINCPFAEPLYGEMDDTGIEWQQRLGDWWQDDKPWLREARRLESDKQRDWFFWRQKRGVVIAGRMTAEEGKKVALWAQTLGWPLIGDVLSQTGQPLPCADLWLGNAKAVTELQQAQIVVQLGSSLTGKRLLQWQATCNPQEYWIVDNIEGRLDPAHHRGRRLVAKVSDWLDLHPAEKRQPWCVDVPRLAEQAWQTVAARREAFGEAQLAHRIREYLPEQGQLFVGNSLVVRLIDALSQLPAGYPVYSNRGASGIDGLLSTAAGVQRASAKSTLAIVGDLSALYDLNALALLRQVSAPFVLIVVNNNGGQIFSLLPTPQSERERFYLMPQNVHFDHAAAMFNLKYHRPENWEQLESALAGAWRTPAATVIELVVNETDGAQTLQQLLAQVSHL; the protein is encoded by the coding sequence ATGTCAGTAAGCGCATTTAACCGACGCTGGGCGGCGGTCATACTGGAAGCACTCACTCGCCACGGCGTCAGGCATGTTTGCATTGCGCCTGGCTCTCGTTCGACGCCATTGACGCTGGCCGCAGCGGAGAATTCTGCCTTTATCCACCATACCCACTTTGACGAGCGCGGGTTGGGGCATCTGGCCTTAGGTCTGGCCAAGGTCAGTCGGCAGCCGGTTGCGGTGATTGTGACCTCCGGTACGGCGGTAGCGAATTTGTATCCGGCGCTTATCGAAGCCGGTCTCACCGGTGAAAAACTGATTTTACTCACGGCGGACAGACCGCCTGAGCTTATCGACTGCGGGGCGAATCAGGCGATTCGTCAGCCGGGAATGTTTGCTTCTCATCCATCGCAAACGCTCTCTTTACCGCGTCCGACGCAGGACATTCCCGCCAGTTGGCTGGTTTCCACCCTCGATAATGCCATGGCTTCACTGCACAGCGGTGCGGTACACATTAACTGCCCGTTTGCGGAGCCGCTGTATGGCGAGATGGACGACACAGGCATTGAGTGGCAGCAGCGGCTGGGTGACTGGTGGCAGGATGATAAACCCTGGCTGCGCGAAGCGCGTCGGCTGGAAAGTGACAAACAGCGCGACTGGTTCTTCTGGCGGCAAAAGCGCGGCGTGGTGATTGCCGGGCGTATGACGGCGGAAGAGGGTAAGAAAGTTGCGCTGTGGGCGCAGACGTTAGGCTGGCCGCTGATTGGCGATGTGCTGTCGCAAACCGGACAGCCGCTGCCGTGTGCCGACCTGTGGTTGGGCAATGCGAAAGCGGTGACCGAATTACAGCAGGCACAGATTGTGGTGCAGTTGGGCAGCAGCCTGACCGGAAAACGTCTGTTGCAATGGCAGGCTACCTGTAACCCGCAAGAATACTGGATTGTCGACAATATCGAAGGACGGCTGGATCCCGCTCATCATCGTGGACGCAGGTTAGTCGCGAAGGTTAGCGACTGGCTGGATCTGCATCCGGCAGAGAAACGCCAGCCCTGGTGCGTCGATGTTCCACGCCTCGCGGAACAGGCGTGGCAAACGGTGGCAGCGCGTCGCGAGGCGTTTGGTGAAGCGCAGCTGGCGCACCGCATTCGCGAGTATCTGCCTGAACAGGGCCAGCTGTTTGTCGGCAACAGTTTGGTGGTACGTCTGATTGACGCACTGTCTCAGCTTCCGGCAGGGTATCCGGTGTACAGCAATCGCGGGGCCAGCGGTATCGACGGTCTACTGTCAACCGCGGCAGGTGTACAGCGAGCCAGCGCGAAATCGACGCTGGCCATCGTCGGCGACTTATCGGCTCTGTATGATCTGAATGCGCTGGCCTTATTGCGCCAGGTCTCCGCACCGTTTGTCCTGATTGTGGTGAACAATAACGGCGGGCAGATTTTCTCCCTGTTGCCGACACCGCAAAGTGAGCGTGAACGGTTCTATCTGATGCCGCAGAACGTCCATTTTGATCATGCGGCAGCGATGTTTAACCTAAAATATCACCGCCCGGAAAACTGGGAACAGCTGGAGAGCGCGCTGGCAGGAGCCTGGCGTACTCCGGCCGCCACGGTGATTGAGCTGGTGGTCAATGAGACTGACGGGGCGCAAACCCTGCAGCAGCTGCTGGCGCAGGTGAGTCATCTATGA
- the menH gene encoding 2-succinyl-6-hydroxy-2,4-cyclohexadiene-1-carboxylate synthase, which translates to MILHAQANKDQADAPWLVFLHGFSGDCREWQLVGEQFADCSRLYIDLPGHGGSADIHVSGFDDVSELLRNTLFSYNILSYWLVGYSLGGRVAMMAACQGMSGLCGLVVEGGHPGLQSEDERAQRRLSDGRWAARFRHEPLRDVFNDWYQQPVFASLSPAQRQVLVELRSQNNGVTLAAMLEATSLAGQPDLRAPLTTRTFPFYYLCGERDDKFRALATEMSVPNHVIPHAGHNAHRDNPAGVVDCLAQILRR; encoded by the coding sequence ATGATCCTGCACGCGCAGGCGAACAAGGACCAGGCGGATGCCCCCTGGCTGGTTTTCCTGCACGGCTTCTCCGGCGATTGCCGGGAATGGCAGCTGGTCGGGGAGCAGTTTGCGGACTGTTCACGGCTGTATATTGATTTGCCCGGACACGGCGGTTCTGCGGATATTCACGTCAGCGGATTTGATGACGTCAGCGAACTGCTGCGTAATACTTTATTTAGTTACAACATACTTAGCTACTGGCTGGTGGGATATTCTCTTGGCGGCAGAGTGGCGATGATGGCGGCTTGCCAGGGGATGTCAGGGCTTTGCGGCCTGGTGGTCGAAGGCGGGCATCCGGGGCTGCAAAGTGAAGACGAGCGCGCGCAGCGTCGCCTGTCCGACGGTCGCTGGGCCGCACGTTTTCGCCACGAGCCGCTACGTGATGTTTTTAACGACTGGTACCAACAACCGGTTTTTGCCTCGCTAAGCCCTGCGCAACGGCAGGTGCTGGTTGAGCTGCGTAGCCAGAACAATGGCGTTACGCTTGCCGCTATGCTGGAGGCCACCTCGCTGGCGGGTCAACCCGATTTACGTGCGCCGCTCACCACGCGCACATTTCCGTTTTATTATTTATGTGGTGAACGTGACGATAAATTCCGCGCTCTGGCGACGGAAATGTCTGTACCGAACCATGTGATTCCTCACGCTGGACACAACGCGCATCGGGACAATCCCGCGGGCGTAGTAGACTGTCTGGCTCAGATTCTGCGTCGCTGA
- the menB gene encoding 1,4-dihydroxy-2-naphthoyl-CoA synthase — MIYPDETMLYAPVEWLDCSEGYTDIRYEKSTDGIAKITINRPQVRNAFRPVTVKEMIQAMSDARYDDNIGVIILTGAGDKAFCAGGDQKVRGDYGGYQDDSGVHHLNVLDFQRQIRTCPKPVVAMVAGYSIGGGHVLHMMCDLTIAAENAIFGQTGPKVGSFDGGWGASYMARIVGQKKAREIWFLCRQYDAKQALDMGLVNTVVPLADLEKETVRWCREMLQNSPMALRCLKAALNADCDGQAGLQELAGNATMLFYMTEEGQEGRNAFNQKRQPDFSKFKRNP, encoded by the coding sequence ATGATCTATCCTGATGAAACAATGCTTTACGCACCGGTAGAATGGCTCGATTGCTCTGAAGGCTATACCGACATTCGCTATGAAAAATCCACCGACGGTATTGCAAAAATCACCATCAATCGTCCGCAGGTACGCAATGCTTTCCGTCCTGTAACCGTCAAAGAGATGATTCAGGCGATGTCTGATGCGCGCTATGACGACAATATCGGCGTGATTATCCTGACCGGCGCAGGCGACAAAGCGTTCTGCGCGGGCGGCGATCAGAAAGTACGCGGCGACTACGGCGGATACCAGGATGACTCCGGTGTACATCACCTGAACGTGCTGGACTTCCAGCGTCAGATCCGTACCTGTCCGAAGCCGGTTGTGGCGATGGTTGCGGGTTATTCCATCGGTGGTGGCCATGTGCTGCACATGATGTGTGACCTGACTATCGCGGCTGAAAACGCCATCTTTGGTCAGACAGGCCCGAAAGTGGGTTCCTTTGACGGCGGTTGGGGTGCGTCTTATATGGCCCGTATCGTTGGTCAGAAGAAAGCGCGTGAAATCTGGTTCCTGTGTCGTCAATACGATGCGAAACAGGCACTGGATATGGGCCTGGTCAACACCGTGGTTCCGCTGGCGGATCTGGAAAAAGAGACCGTGCGCTGGTGTCGTGAAATGCTGCAAAACAGCCCAATGGCGCTGCGCTGCCTGAAAGCAGCGCTGAACGCCGACTGCGATGGTCAGGCGGGGCTGCAGGAGCTGGCCGGTAACGCCACCATGCTGTTCTACATGACGGAAGAAGGTCAAGAAGGCCGTAATGCGTTCAACCAGAAACGTCAGCCTGACTTCAGCAAATTCAAACGGAATCCGTAA
- the menC gene encoding o-succinylbenzoate synthase: MRSAQVYRWQIPMDAGVILRDRRLKTRDGLYVCLRDGEREGWGEISPLPGFSQETWEEAQTALLAWVNGWLQGETSLPQLPSVAFGASCALAELDGTLPEAANYRAAPLCTGDPDDLVLQLADMPGEKVAKIKVGLYEAVRDGMVANLLLEAIPDLHLRLDANRAWTPLKAQQFAKYVNPDYRGRIAFLEEPCKTREDSRAFARETGIAIAWDESLREADFTFMAEEGVSAVIIKPTLTGSLDKVREQVAAAHALGLNAVISSSIESSLGLTQLARIAAWLTPQTIPGLDTLSLMQCQQVRSWPGSVLPCINVDALERLL, encoded by the coding sequence ATGCGTAGCGCGCAGGTATACCGCTGGCAGATCCCCATGGACGCGGGGGTGATTTTGCGTGACAGGCGGTTAAAAACGCGTGATGGGCTGTACGTGTGTCTTCGTGACGGCGAGCGTGAAGGGTGGGGAGAGATCTCCCCCTTGCCGGGCTTCAGCCAGGAAACCTGGGAAGAGGCGCAAACGGCTCTGTTGGCCTGGGTAAACGGCTGGCTGCAGGGGGAAACCTCTTTACCACAGCTGCCTTCGGTGGCCTTTGGTGCTAGCTGCGCACTCGCCGAGCTTGACGGGACATTGCCGGAGGCGGCGAATTATCGCGCCGCGCCATTGTGTACCGGCGACCCTGACGATCTGGTGCTGCAACTGGCGGACATGCCGGGCGAAAAAGTCGCGAAGATCAAAGTTGGCCTGTATGAAGCTGTACGTGACGGCATGGTGGCCAACCTGCTGCTGGAGGCGATCCCCGATCTGCATTTACGTCTTGATGCTAACCGTGCCTGGACGCCACTGAAGGCGCAGCAGTTTGCTAAATACGTCAATCCGGATTATCGCGGGCGCATTGCTTTCCTCGAAGAGCCGTGCAAAACCCGGGAAGATTCTCGCGCCTTTGCGCGGGAAACCGGGATTGCCATTGCCTGGGATGAAAGCCTGCGTGAAGCCGACTTTACCTTTATGGCGGAAGAAGGCGTGAGTGCGGTGATCATCAAGCCTACGCTCACCGGTAGTCTGGATAAGGTTCGCGAGCAGGTTGCAGCCGCGCATGCGCTCGGACTCAATGCGGTAATCAGTTCGTCTATTGAGTCGAGCCTGGGGTTAACCCAACTGGCGCGGATTGCCGCCTGGCTGACGCCGCAGACCATACCGGGTCTGGACACGCTGAGCCTGATGCAGTGCCAGCAGGTTCGCAGCTGGCCTGGCAGTGTGCTGCCATGTATTAACGTGGATGCGCTGGAACGACTGCTATGA